In bacterium, the sequence AAACAGCTCCGCGCGGCGTCGGACAGGGTACAGGTGCTGTTCCTCACCACCGTGGACGACGCCGAAGCACTCCTCTCCGCGGCCGAAGCCGGCGCGGCAGGATACGTCCTCAAAGACATCAGTCCCGAGAACTTGGCGAACGCGATCCGGGCCGTGCACGAGGGGCGCACGATGATCAACCCCGTACTCGCCAGGCGCATGCTGGCACGGCTCGCGGCAAAGGCCAAGGACGGCGCACCGCCGGACAAGGCCAAGCTGGGAGAGAATGAGGTCCTGATCCTCAGCCGCGTTGCCCTGGGCATGAGCGACCGGGAGATCGCGACGAAGCTCCATTTGTCAGAAGCGACGGTGAAGAAACAACTCAGAAGGATCTACGGCAAGCTCGGCGCGCGCAAC encodes:
- a CDS encoding response regulator transcription factor; this translates as MASRLTVTDMPSARAAVRILLVDGNRLFRAGIRTLLSQHSDLAVLDDVESGADALKVLQTQEPDVVLMEVNLPDMDGLEVLKQLRAASDRVQVLFLTTVDDAEALLSAAEAGAAGYVLKDISPENLANAIRAVHEGRTMINPVLARRMLARLAAKAKDGAPPDKAKLGENEVLILSRVALGMSDREIATKLHLSEATVKKQLRRIYGKLGARNRAQAALLAVKLNLIT